Proteins from one Sordaria macrospora chromosome 1, complete sequence genomic window:
- a CDS encoding mitochondrial 37S ribosomal protein mS45: MPPRIPNAPSSLLLQSSACSGSSSRCTASRSTWASACSSSLPQSSSQPTTHQQQCSAFSTTAPAQGQSIRRQRLFTWLNKRGSAFKEHTRKGPNLLGGIDNDGNALPFPANKYFKSQPVLSEGSREIIYKDVMEKGLPIKAVSAKYNVDVRRVAAVIRLKEIEKRWIREYKPLARPYARAVMNMLPQTVLGGPNQKPHESINDVYVHSYTTQQLFVPVSESRDFTREDAAKAFGDHILPVDKKLRVPELIEFQKDLLNRVPLQDANKKFLEATAASEAKIAEREARRLKAIEDSITRVKTNRFEFRFQEYNAENVGHDGRDRNAIGWRYGVPFHDRKRSQIKIPTKVE, translated from the exons ATGCCACCACGGATACCCAacgctccctcctctctcctccttcagaGCAGCGCCTGCAgcggtagcagcagcaggtgtACAGCTTCCAGGTCGACATGGGCCTCCGCGTGCTCATCTAGCCTTCCTcagtcctcctcccaaccaacaacacatcaGCAGCAATGCTCGGCGTTCTCCACGACCGCGCCGGCGCAAGGCCAGTCCATCCGTCGCCAGAGGTTGTTCACCTGGTTGAATAAGAGGGGAAGCGCATTCAAGGAACACACCAGGAAAGGGCCGAATCTCCTCGGCGGCATTGACAATGACGGTAACGCTCTGCCCTTCCCGGCCAACAAGTACTTCAAGAGTCAGCCCGTCCTCTCCGAGGGCTCCCGTGAGATCATCTACAAGGATGTCATGGAGAAGGGTCTGCCCATCAAGGCCGTATCCGCCAAGTACAACGTCGACGTGCGCAGGGTCGCGGCCGTGATCAGGTTgaaggagatcgagaagcgcTGGATCAGGGAG TACAAGCCCCTGGCCCGCCCCTACGCTCGCGCCGTGATGAACATGCTTCCCCAGACCGTCCTGGGCGGCCCCAACCAGAAGCCCCACGAGTCCATCAACGACGTGTACGTGCACAGTTACACTACTCAGCAGCTGTTCGTGCCCGTCTCCGAGTCGCGCGATTTCACGCGCGAGGATGCCGCCAAGGCGTTCGGTGACCACATCCTGCCCGTAGACAAGAAGCTGCGCGTTCCCGAGCTCATCGAGTTCCAGAAGGATTTGTTGAACCGGGTTCCCCTCCAGGACGCGAACAAGAAGTTCCTCGaagcgacggcggcgagcgAGGCCAAGATTGCCGAGCGCGAGGCTAGGCGTCTCAAGGCGATCGAGGACTCCATTACGCGCGTCAAGACGAACCGGTTCGAGTTCCGTTTCCAGGAGTACAACGCCGAGAATGTTGGCCACGACGGCAGGGACCGCAACGCTATTGGTTGGAGGTACGGTGTGCCCTTCCATGACCGCAAGCGGTCCCAGATCAAGATCCCTACCAAGGTGGAGTAA